Proteins encoded by one window of Odocoileus virginianus isolate 20LAN1187 ecotype Illinois unplaced genomic scaffold, Ovbor_1.2 Unplaced_Contig_27, whole genome shotgun sequence:
- the LOC110150678 gene encoding ADP-ribosylation factor-like protein 2-binding protein: MDALEEESFALSFSSASDAEFDAVVGYLEDIIMDDEFQLLQRNFMDKYYQEFEDTEENKLTYTPIFNEYISLVEKYIEEQLLERIPGFNMAAFTTTLQHHKDEVAGDIFDMLLTFTDFLAFKEMFLDYRAEKEGRGLDLSSGLVVTSLCKSSSVPASQNNLRP; encoded by the coding sequence atgGACGCCCTAGAGGAAGAGAGCTTCGCGCTGTCCTTCTCTTCCGCCTCTGATGCAGAATTTGATGCTGTGGTTGGATATTTAGAGGACATTATCATGGATGATGAGTTCCAGTTATTACAGAGGAATTTCATGGACAAGTACTACCAGGAGTTTGAAGACACGGAAGAGAATAAGCTTACCTACACacctatttttaatgaatatatttctttGGTAGAAAAGTATATAGAAGAACAGCTGTTGGAGCGGATTCCTGGATTTAACATGGCGGCTTTCACTACAACTTTACAGCACCATAAAGATGAAGTGGCCGGTGACATTTTTGACATGCTCCTCACATTTACGGATTTTCtggcttttaaagaaatgtttctggACTACCGAGCAGAAAAAGAAGGCCGGGGACTGGACTTGAGCAGTGGTTTAGTGGTGACGTCACTGTGCAAATCATCTTCTGTGCCAGCCTCCCAGAACAATCTGCGGCCCTAG